The Aquincola tertiaricarbonis genomic sequence GTCGTCGCCCTTGCTGTGGTACGAGAAGGCCATCTTGGCGCTGCCGACCGCGATGTCCTCGATGCCGCCGCCCAGGCCGCTGTTGTTCCAGTAGTAGTAGTCGTTGATGTGGACGTCATGGCGGTTGTAGTACCGCTTGCCGATCCAGATGCTGGCCTTTTGCAGGGCGCCAGGGCCGAAGAAGCCGCCGGCCTCGAAGTAGTTCTGGCGGCTGGCCAGGTCGAACTTGTCGCCCTTGGAGCTTTCGTAGTCCGAAGCGGCGTTGTTCTCGACCAGCGCCAGCATCAGGTTGTACTTGGCCCAGGTGCCGTCGCTCTTGCCGAACGGCATGATGAACTGGCTCTCGGCGTAGGTTTCGCACTCGTTGCCCAGGCGGTACTTGGCGCCTGCGCCCGGCAGGCCGAAGCAGACCTGCTTGCCACCTTCGGTGGAACCGCCGGTGCCCGTGCGGACATAGCCCTTGTACTCCAGGCCCTGTGCGGACACCGGGCTCACGGCGCCCATGGCAGCCGCCGACGCGGCCGCCGCGGCGACCCACTTCATACGCATCTTCATCGCTTTCTCTCCTCGGGTGGTCACGTGTAGCAACACTACATGGCTGTCCAACTCAGCCGACGGCGCGACTGTACGTAGCAAAACTACACAGAGTCACCGGGGAAAGTCCTCAGTCGATTACACAACAGTTACGCGGGAAAACCCGGTGCTTAGACGCAGCTTCGCTTGGCTACCCTCCACGCGCACGAGGCAAAGATGTAGCTTGACTACGTAGCAGACTCTGCGGTGTAGTTATGTACTTTTGGAACATCGGTGCGCGGCCAAGACCCGTTGCACCCGCTGGGAGACACACGCGATGACGACCCTTCACCCCCGCGGCCTGGCCGCCCTGGCCCTGGCCGCGGCAGCGCTGGCCGCCACCGCGCCTGCGCAGGCCGGCGTGCTGGACACGCTGTTCGGCAAGAGCGCCACGGCCAGCGACACCGCCGCGCCGGGCAGCAACCCGGGCCGCCGCCAGTGGCTGCTGAGCGAGTTCACCGAGCTGCAGCTGCAGCCGCGCGAAAGCGGGGCACCGGCCAACGAACATCCGCAGGCGGTGCCGGCGGCGCAGATCCGCAACTGGATGCAGGGCGTGGCCTTCATGCGCGGCAACCAGCGTGAGCCGCTGTTCGGTGCCGACGAGCTGGCTTCGCTGCCGCAGGTGATCGCCGATGCGCTGGCCGTGGCCACGCCGCAGGACGACCTGGTGCTGCTGAGCACTTCGCGCCGCGAAGGTGGGCTGCTGGGCACGCCGTACGGCCTGACGGCGCGCCTGTTCGTGCAGGGCGGGGCGCTGCAGTTGATCGTCAACGATGCGCGGCTTGACTTCTACAACGAGTACCGCGGCGCCCGCATCCTGCCCACTTTCCGCTTCGGCAGCCGTGGCGCGGCCAGCAACGTGCGGCTGAGCAGCCCGGATGCGACGTCGACCCGTGGCGACTGGCTGGCGTTTGCGCTGGCGCCCAGGGCGGCAGCGCCGGTGGCGACACCGGCCGTGGCACCTGCGGCGCCGGCGGCCACTGCGCCCGCGGCACCCGCCCGTGCGGCGGCGCCAGCGGCACCTGTGGCCACGCCGATGGCGCCGGCAGGCAATGCCCGCGACCAGCGCTTCTATGACGAGCAGGAGCAGCGCCTGCGCGCGCTCAAGCGCCTGCGCGACCAGAACCTGATCACCGAAGAGGAATACCAGGCCAAGCGCAAGGAGATCCTGCAGGCGCTGTGAGCGCCTGGCGGAGCGGGGCGGTCAAGCCCCGCGCAGCATCCTGTGTCAGGTTGCGGTGCTGTCGGGCACGCCGCTCATCACGCGGCTGAAGCCGCAGTCCACGTAGGTGATCTCGCCGGTCACGCCGGCGGCCAGGTCGGACAGCAGGAAGGCCGCCACGTTGCCCACGTCGTCGATGGTGACGTTGCGGCGCAGCGGGGCGTTCTGCTCCACCACGTCCAGCATCTTGCCGAAGCCCTTGATGCCGCTGGCTGCCAGCGTCTTGATCGGGCCGGCCGAGATGCCGTTGACGCGGTAGCCCTTGGGGCCCAGGCCGGCGGCCAGGTAGCGCACGCTGGCTTCCAGCGAGGCCTTGGCCAGGCCCATGGTGTTGTAGTTGGGCACGGCGCGCTCGGCGCCCAGGTAGCTCAGCGTCAGCAGCGCGGCGTTGGGCCGCAGCTGGCCGGCGGCGGCCTTGGCCAGCGCCGGGAAGCTGTACGAAGAGATGTCGTGCGCGATGCGGAAGGCTTCGCGGCTCAGGCCTTCGAGGAAATCGCCCGCGATCGCCTCGCGCGGCGCAAAGCCGATGGCATGCACCAGGCCGTCCAGGCCCTCGGGCCAGGCGCTGCGCAGGTCGGTGAACAGGCGCTCGATCTGTTCGTCGCTGCCGACGTCGCAATCAAACACCAGCGACGAGCCGAAGTGGCTGGCCAGCTCGGTGATGCGGTCCTTGAAGCGCTCGCCCACGTAGCTGAAGGCCAGCTCGGCGCCTTCACGGTGGCAGGCACGAGCGATGCCGTAGGCGATG encodes the following:
- a CDS encoding SHOCT domain-containing protein, yielding MTTLHPRGLAALALAAAALAATAPAQAGVLDTLFGKSATASDTAAPGSNPGRRQWLLSEFTELQLQPRESGAPANEHPQAVPAAQIRNWMQGVAFMRGNQREPLFGADELASLPQVIADALAVATPQDDLVLLSTSRREGGLLGTPYGLTARLFVQGGALQLIVNDARLDFYNEYRGARILPTFRFGSRGAASNVRLSSPDATSTRGDWLAFALAPRAAAPVATPAVAPAAPAATAPAAPARAAAPAAPVATPMAPAGNARDQRFYDEQEQRLRALKRLRDQNLITEEEYQAKRKEILQAL
- the fabI gene encoding enoyl-ACP reductase FabI, translating into MGFLAGKRLLITGVLSNRSIAYGIARACHREGAELAFSYVGERFKDRITELASHFGSSLVFDCDVGSDEQIERLFTDLRSAWPEGLDGLVHAIGFAPREAIAGDFLEGLSREAFRIAHDISSYSFPALAKAAAGQLRPNAALLTLSYLGAERAVPNYNTMGLAKASLEASVRYLAAGLGPKGYRVNGISAGPIKTLAASGIKGFGKMLDVVEQNAPLRRNVTIDDVGNVAAFLLSDLAAGVTGEITYVDCGFSRVMSGVPDSTAT